The following DNA comes from Desulfobacterales bacterium.
TGTGACAGCATATAATAAATGAAATTTGTTCCAATGAAGCCACAGCCGCCGGTTACCAGTATATTTTGCATTGCATCTCCTAATGTTCTTATGAAACGCTCACAAAAGTTGGGGCTCTCTAATTCTATTAGGGTTTCAGGTGTCGGGCCTTCGCCGCGCCGTAGCGGCTACGTCCGCGCAGGCGGGTGTCAGGGTCTAAAGTACCGCAGTTGGCGGTTCAGGTGTCGGGTTTCAGGTGTCAGGGACGAATAGAAGGACTGACACCAGAACACTGAAACCTGAAACCTTTATCTTACTCACATCTTATATGATTTGCATCATAAAGTAAATTGAGCGACTCGCACATGAGGTGTCTATAATTGTATTGAAACAATTGACTTTATAATGATATATGATAAATTTTGAATATTTACAGATAAATATCAAATACACATGCAGCCGTTCAAGTGAGACGAAGAGCCTGATGCAAGAAAAAAATCGATACCATGTCGCCGCCGGAAGCTACCGTGTGGATGGCCAACAGCCCTTGGTACTGGAAGCCTATCTGGGAACGTGTGTCGGCGTAGCGCTTTATGATGCGGTTGCCGGTGTCGGTGGCTTAATTCATCTGCTGCTTCCGGAACCTGCAACCCCGGACGAAAGCTTTCAACCTGAAAAATATGCATCTACCGGCTTTCCGCCTTTTGTTCACGCTTTGTACAAAGACGGCGCTACGGCTGGGAACCTGAAAGCCTGCATCGCCGGCGGTGCGCTGGTGGGACCGTTAAGTGATACCGACCTTGAAATGGATATTGGCGGGCGCACCACCGAACGGGTCATGCAGTTGATAGCCGCCGAAAATATAACAGTTGATAAATTGGAAACCGGTGGGTTTTTCACCTGCCGGCTTGAGCTGGATTTGGACACAGGCGAATTTTGCATTGAGCCGGCAGGGTTTGACAAGCTTTCAGGCGATGCCGATATTAACATACCTGAGCGCCGGGAAATCTCCGATTCGATAAAAAAATTACAGCCCGTACCGCAAATTGCATTAAAAATAATGCGCATCATCCATTCTGACCAGTATGAAATCAAAACGATAACCGATGAAATCCGAAAGGATCAGGTGATCAGCGCCAGGACACTGCAGCTTTGCAACTCCGTCATGTTTGCCCGTCACAAAAGGATCGAGTCTCTGGATCACGCTCTGGTAATGATGGGTCAACATCTGTTGCTAAAGTTTGTCATTTCGGCCTCCTTGAACAACTTCTTTAATCAGATCGGTTGGGGTTATTCACTGTGCAAGGGCGGCATTTACCATCATGCGATCGGCACAGCGGTCATTGCTGAAAAACTGGCGACTTTGACCGGCCGGGCAGACCCATCAACAGCCTATATGGCGGGACTGCTGCATGATATCGGCAAGGTGGCATTGGATCAATTTATCCACGCCGGCTTTCCGCTCTTTTACCGTGAACTTATTCAGGGTGAAAAAAATTTCTCCGAGGTTGAAAGACAAGTGCTGGGAACCGATCATACCGAGGTCGGCGCAGAGCTCGCACTGAATTGGTCTTTTCCAGAATCTTTGGTGGAAGCCATACGCCATCATCATTATCCCGATAAGGCGACCCAACACAAGCCACTCGTCCATACTGTTTATCTGGCTGATCTTCTCATGAGCAGATTTCATACCGGGCTGGAACTGGAACGATTAAACACCGACGACCTTGCCAGACGGATGGGCGTGATTGGATTGTCGCTTTCTGATTTTCCGCAAATTATTGACCAAATCCCGATAAAGGTGCTGGAATCTTCACCTGAATTGGCATTGATGGCAGACGCATAAAATGCGTAACATGCTCTAAATTCGGAATCACATCATGACAAAAGCAAAATCACAAAAGAAAAAATTGGTGGCCATTGCGCCGGATCAACAGGCGCTGTTGCGCAAGCTACCAGGTGTGGATTACCTGCTAGACCTGGTTTCAAAAGAAGCATTCTTTGAAAGCATTCCACATTCGGTGGTTGTCAATTCAATTCGTGATGTCATCGCTCGCAAACGACAACAAATCCTCGACAAGGATTCTGCGATAGACCAAAACAGCGTGTCAGATAAGCAAATGACAGATGCGGTGGCACAGGCGGTTCGCAAAGCCATGACGCCGAACCTCAAACGCACGATCAATGCAACCGGGATTGTGGTCCATACCAATTTGGGCCGCTCTTTGCTGGCGCCTGAGGTAATTGACAACCTCTTGGCGATTGCCGGCCGTTATTCTAATCTGGAATACGATCTGGCGGCAGGCAAAAGGGGGTCGCGCTACAGCAATGTCGAAGCGTTGATCTGTGAAATCAGCGGGGCAGAGGCAGCTTTAGCCGTTAACAACAATGCCGGTGCGGTTCTTTTGAGCCTGGATACCTTGGCTAGAGATAAAGAAGTGATTGTCTCCCGCGGTGAACTCGTTGAAATCGGTGGGTCCTTCCGGGTGCCGGACGTGATGGCCAAAAGCGGTGCGATTCTCAAAGAAGTCGGAACCACCAACCGCACGCATCTGAAAGATTATGAGACGGCTATCGGACCGCAATCCGGCTTACTGTTAAAAGTCCACACCAGCAACTACAGCGTTGTCGGTTTCACGGCGGAAGTTTCATTGCGAGAGCTGGTTGACCTGGGTGCAGCGCACCAACTGCCGGTCATGGAGGATCTTGGCAGCGGCACGTTTATTGATTTTTCAAAGTACGGCCTGCTCAAAGAGCCCACTGTTCAGGAATCCGTTAATACCGGAACCGATGTGATTGCCTTCAGCGGCGATAAGCTGCTGGGCGGTCCCCAGGCCGGCATTATTGTCGGCAAAAAGAAAGTCATCGATGCCATCAAGCAAAACCCGATGACACGAGCGCTGCGAATTGATAAACTCACACTGGCCGCATTGGAGGGCACCCTGCGACTGTACCGTGACGAAGCAAAGGCTGCACGCAATATACCCACTTTGCAGATGATCATGCTGTCATTGCCTGAAATCCAAGCCCGCGCCCAAGAATTAGCTGAGCGCCTGAAGCGAATCGATGATTCCCGCATGCACATCCACCTACTGGAACGCGCTTCCAAAACCGGAGGCGGTGCGTTGCCGCTTATGGAGCTTCCCAGTTTGTGTATTGGCGTCCAAATCGATGGCGTATCGCCCAACAAGCTGGAAAAAATGATGCGCCAAAACGATCCCCCTATTGTTGGCCGAATTGAAGATGACTTGTTTGTAATGGATCCGCGAACCATCCAGATGGACGAGGTCGCGATAATTGAAACGGCATTTAAAAATCGGATAATGAAAGCCTGATATGCGAAATTACCCAACTGAACTCTATCACAACCGGGAATCCACGCGACACTTTCTGCACGCTAAGGCTGAAGCAGATAACTTGCAAAAAAAGAGAATCCACATTCCTGTCAGCATTCAAAAGGCGATTCAATCCATTTATCCCGGCCTGCTGACAGGGCAAGCGTTTTTAACTCACGCTTTAGAGCAGCTGGCTCAGACCACGCTGTTTGCCGGTCTTATTTTCCAGATCGATGATAACGACACTTCCGCTCCTGAAAAAAGGCCTAAAACCGATCCGGCGGTGGCCCACAAACGAGCAGCCAAATTATTCAACAATTTTTGTCAAAAGCACAATGGCATTTGGGGATTGCTAAACCAGGGATTGTTCGGCGCCTATTTTGATCAGAAAAACAGCGACCGCTGTTTGAAACTGGCACTGCAGTTTCAAGAGACATCAAAAAATAAGGCTGATTTAACCGTCAGCGTTGGTATCGCCGAATACCCAACCCTTAATTATCAACCGGCTGACATCCTCGCCAATGCGCTTAAGGCATTGAATCACGCAGCATTTCTGGGGCCCAACAGCGCTGTGGCTTTTGATTCGGTGAGTCTAAACATCAGCGGAGATCAACTATTCGACCAAGGTGATATCAACGGTTCAATTGAAGAATTTCAACTCGCCCTGAAACTGGATCCGAAAAACATCAATGTTCACAACAGTCTGGGTGTTTGCTACGGCCTGCTCGGAGAATATGAAAAAGCCAAGCTGGAATTTAATTCAGCTGTCAAATTGAATCATAGTGAAGTCATGGCCTGGTACAATATGGGGTTTATCCACATGTTGAACGGCGATCGTCAAAAAGCGCTGGATCTTTTTTTAAAAGCCAATGCCATCAATCAGGATGTGTTTGAAATCACTTTTCAAACCGGCAGGCTGTTGATGGAAATGAAACAGCCTGAAAGCGGCAAAAAATTCCTGCAACGGGCTGCCGCCCTCGAACCGGCGTCCAGTGCGGCATTTCGCTACCTAGGCGAATGTTATACCGAAATTGGCGACACGCACGCCGCTATTACTGCCTTCAAAAAGGCCATTAAATACAATCCCTCTGATGCTGCTTCATTGTCGGCAATGGGCTGTCTGTTTTCCGAGCAGGAGGAGGATCCTAGTATTGCCCTGATGTTTTGTCGCGAAAGCGTGCAACTGTCCCCTGAAAATGGTCTTTTTCGGTACCGTTTAGGCCAGCTTTATCGCAAGCAAAACCGTCTGGATGACGCCTTAGTTGAGTTTAAAAAAGCCGAGCAACTGGGTAAAGACGCATCCGAAGAGATAAGCGAAATCGAAAAGAAAAGTTCACCCAAGGCCACACGTTCAGCGGGTTGAGCAGGATAATACAATGAAAGACATTATTCTACAGCAGCTTGAGGAAAGCCTTGACGTCAAGCGCCAATTTATTGAAGCGCACATGGATAAGATTCAGTTTGCGGCTGAAAAGCTGGTAGACTGCGTGCGGACCAAAAACAAGATTCTCATTTTCGGCAACGGCGGCAGTGCCGCAGACGCACAACATTTGGCCGCCGAATTCGTTAACCGCTATAAAATCGAACGCCCACCTTTGGCAGCCATTGCGCTGACTACCGACACCTCTATTCTGACCAGCGTAGGAAACGATTTTCAGTTTGACGATATCTTTTCAAAGCAAATCCAAGCCCTGGGTAAAAAAAACGATATCGCCTGGGGTATGAGCACCAGTGGAAAGTCGCAAAACGTTATACAGGCCCTCGAGCTGGCCAATGAAAAAGGTTTATTTTCCATTGCTTTCACCGGGCGCGGCGGAACGCTCGCCAACAGTGCCCAACTGGTGTTTACAGCTCCTTCCGATGATACCGCCCGGATCCAGGAAGCCCATATCACGCTAGGTCACATCTTATGCGATCTGGTTGAACGCATGCTTTTTGCACCCAAATGAGAGAGGTTTGACTGTTAAGATAACCTCCGTTGAATGGACACGATTATGCCCAAATCAATAAAACCACTGGACCTCAGACAGGTTAACACCTATTCATTGGCGCAGCGCACCAGCAAGGTGAGCACAAGCAGTTTTGCAAAAACCTGGCAGAAAGGATGCGCTTTTAAAGACTTTTTAAAAAAACTACCCGACATTCTGGCCGCCGGCGATCTTAAATGGGTTATCAACACGCTGGCAACCGCTGCACGCGCTAAAAAAATGGTGATTATGGGAATGGGCGCGCATGTAATCAAGGTGGGACTGAATCCGGTGGTAATTGATCTGATGGAGCGCGGTATTGTGGATTGTGTGGCTCTCAATGGTGCCGGCATTGTGCATGATGTCGAATTGGCCATGGTTGGTCACACGTCTGAAGACGTCGCCGCTGCAATCGATGATGGTTCCTTTGGCATGGCTGAGGATACCGCTATATTTTTGGGGAAAGCGCTGGTTGATATGCAGCCGGACACAGAGGGGCTGGGGCAAGCCGTTGGGCGCGCCATTGATGAAAAAAAATTGCCCTACAACCAGCAGAGCATTCTGGCGACCGGCTATCGGCTGGGGATTCCAGTCACTGTGCATGTCGCCATCGGAACCGATATTGTTCACATGCATCCGCAATGTGACGCCGCCCGAACCGGCGAGGCCTCTCACCGCGATTTCCGCTTATTGTCAGCCATGGTGGCCCGTCTTCAAAAGGGCGTCTATTTGAATGTCGGGTCCGCGGTCATCTTACCGGAAGTTTTTCTAAAGGCCGTCACCCTGGCGCGCAACCTGGGCCACAAACTAAATGAATTCACCACAGTTAATTTGGATTTTATCCAACACTATCGGCCTTTGACCAATGTTGTCCAGCGCCCGACAGCCCGCGGTGGACGAGGTGTCAATTTGGTCGGGCACCATGAAATCATGCTGCCATTGATTGCCGCTGGGGTAATTGAGCAGCTCGAAGCTTGACAGCACTGCGGATTTTATGTTTATTTACGTTTTTCTGACTTGATTTCATTCTGAAACCTTGCTTTTGAAGCCGTGATGATTACTTAATCAGAGAGGCCTGAGACGACTATACTAAATAGCGGGAGAACGCTATGCCGATTTACGAATATCACTGTAATAACTGCGACCAAGATTTTGAGTACCTGGTTTTTGGAAGCGAAAAGCCCGACTGTCCTTCCTGCAAGAGTAAAAAGGTGTCCAAACTGATGTCCCCTTGCGGGTTTATCTCAAAAGGCAGTGGTGGGGAAACCGTATCCAGTTCTGCCGGGGCATCTTCCTGCGGCGGCTGCGCAGCATCGAGTTGCGACGGCTGCGGCCATTGAGTCAGATGAACGATCCAATCAGAATCGGAACCCGTGGCAGTAAACTGGCGCTGTGGCAGGCCAACTGGACCAAATCCTTTCTTGAAAAAAAATTCCCATCAACTCCCATCGAGATAACCATCATAAAAACCCAAGGAGACAAGATTCTGGATGTGCCCCTTGCCAAGGTGGGCGGCAAAGGCCTTTTTGTAAAAGAAATTGAAGAAGCATTGCTGACCGGCCGCATTGATATTGCGGTTCACAGCATGAAAGATATGCCAGCTGACATTCCGGAAGGACTGTGTATCGGGGCGATCCCACAGCGTGAAAACCCGGTGGATGTCTTTATCTCCCGCAATGGCAAACCGTTCAAGGAAATGCCTGCAGGCAGTGTTATCGGCACCAGCAGTTTGCGGCGCGGTGCTCAGCTCAGGCATGCCCGACCGGATATGGTCATCCAGCCCATCCGAGGAAATCTTGATACGCGGCTTAAAAAGCTGGCGTCTGAAAATTTTGACGCCCTGGTCCTTGCAGCAGCGGGGGTCATACGGCTGAATCTGGAACATCAAATTACCGAATACCTGGACGCTACGGTCATGCTGCCAGCAATCGGCCAGGGCGCCTTGTGTGTGGAGGCTCGCACCGATGACCCGGCTGTGGGCCCGATGGTCGCGACCATGGATCATGCACCCACCCGGGCAGTGGTTGCCGGCGAACGCGCTTTTCTCAAGCGGCTCGAAGGCGGTTGCCAGGTACCCATTGCCGGTCACGGAACCATCAGTGATCAGACGTTTACGCTTATCGGGTTGGTAGCAGATGTTGATGGTGCCAAGGTCATCAAAGGGGAAAAAAGCGGGCCGATTGCTTCATCGGAGACCATTGGTATCGATTTGGCTGAAGAGCTGCTTGCCAGGGGAGCGGATCACATCTTGGAACAACTTAAAACCATATCACCCGAGGGCTATGAAAGCTAAAGTATATCTGGTCGGTGCCGGTCCCGGTGATCCGGGTCTGGTCACCGTCAAAGGCAAAGAATGTATCCAAAGGGCAGATGTCATCATCTATGACTACCTGGCTGCCCCTGCCCTGTTAAAACACGCCCGTAAATCCGCCGAGCTGATCTATGTTGGCAAAAAAGGCGGCGACCACACCCTTTCCCAGGATGAGATCAATCATTTGCTCGTCGAAAAAGCCCAATCCGGAGGCGTGATCACCCGACTTAAAGGCGGCGACCCGTTTATCTTCGGCCGCGGTGGTGAAGAGGCTGAAGCGCTTTTGAAAGCCGGCATCGCATTTGAAATCGTTCCCGGCGTTACTTCTGCCATTGCCGCAGCAGCCTACGCCGGTATTCCACTGACCCATCGTCAATTAACCTCGACCCTGGCCTTTGTAACCGGCCATGAGGATCCAACCAAAGCAGAAACGAGCATTAATTGGTCTTCGCTGGCCAAGGGCATCGGCACCCTTGTTTTTTTCATGGGCGTTAAAAATTTGCCCAATATATCAAAGCGTTTAATCGACAACGGCAAATCGCCGGATACGCCGGTTGCCTTGATTCGATGGGGCACGACTTCCCGTCAAAAAACCGTTACCGGAACACTGAGCACAATTGCCGATACGGCCCAGGCAGCTGGTTTGAAGGCACCGGCCATTATAGTGGTTGGTGATGTCGTCACATTGCGTCAATCGCTGAAATGGTTTGAGGAACGACCGCTGATTGGGAAACGTATCGTCGTCACCCGTGCGCGCCAACAGGCCAGTGATCTGGTCAAGCGGCTTGAGGAACTGGGTGCCGAATGCCTTGAGTACCCAACCATTGAAATTAGAGCACCCAAAGATCCCCAGCCTCTCAAGCAGGCAGTCGCGGGCCTATCCACCTATGATTGGATTGTCTTTACCAGCGTCAACGGGGTCAGCTATTTCTTCGAGCAGCTATTTGTCGCCGGTAATGACGTACGGGTATTGGGTCACTTGAAAACAGCGGCCATTGGTCCGGCCACTGCTGCCCGCTTGCTGGAATTTGGATTGACCAGTGATATCGTGCCCGAAACATACCGAGCAGAATCGGTGATAAAAGCATTTAAAAAAGAAAATTTAAAGGGCAAAAAAATACTGCTGCCACGTGCTAAGGAAGCCCGTCCGATTTTACCGCAAGAGCTGACAAAAATGGGCGCTGCCGTCACTGAAATACCGGCCTACGAAACCTTAAAAGCAGCCGAAAATATGGATGATCTCATCCAGCAGCTCAAGGATAAGCGGGTGGATATGATCACTTTTACCAGCTCGTCCACCGTAACAAATTTTAAAGCGCTTTTACCGCCAACAGATTTTAAGGCGCTCATCCAAGATGTCACCATTGCCAGTATCGGACCGATTACCTCCGATACCGCTAAAGAACTGGGTTTTCAAGTCCATATCTCCGCCGAATCCTACACCATCCCCGGTCTGGTAGACGCCATCCTCCAATTTTACCAGAACAATTGACCTGATCGCATTTTCGAAAAGAAGTCTTGACAGCTCGACGCGGATAAGAAATGACAACTGATTGGGGTCTTTTCTCACTCGGCTTATCTCAGCGTAAAGCCGGCTAGACAAGGAGGACAACATGAAAATACTGGCCCTTAACTCCAGCCCCCGCACCGGGGGGCAAAGCCAAACCGAACTGATGCTCAATCATCTTGTCGAAGGTATGCAAGACGCAGGCGCAGAGGTGGAAGTCGTCAATCTGCGTGAAAAAAAAATCAACTATTGCATCGGTTGCTACACCTGCTGGACCAAAACCCCCGGTAAATGTCTGCACAAAGACGACATGACCAAAGAACTGTTCCCCAAGTGGCTTGATTCGGATATAGCGGTTTATGCGACGCCCTTGTATAACTATACCCTCAACGCCGAGATGAAGGCTTTCATGGAGCGCACGATCCCATTTTTAGAACCCTTTATTGAACAACAAGGCAACCGCAGTGCGCACCCCCTGCGCTACACCCCTCCCGATGCGGTTGTGCTGTCGGTGGCGGGCTTTATTGAGATGTCCGTTTTTGATCAGCTTTCACACTATGTCCAATTTTTACTGGACCGCCGCAACCAACTATTGGCTGAAATATATCGCCCAGCGGCAGAAATATTATATCGGGATAAGGACGCAAAAGCAGCGGTACTTGCGGCAACGGTTCAGGCTGGGAGCGAATTGGTTGACTCCCGGCAAGTTTCCGCTGAAACGTTGCAACAGATCCAACAGCCTTTCATTGATTTTCAAACATTTGCCCTGACAAGTAATGTATTCTGGAAGACTTGTGTTGCCGAAGGTGTTACACCCAAAGAATTCCGCGAGAAAAATCTGGTTCCAAGGCCGGATACCATCGAAAGCTTTATGAGGACCTTCCCCATGGGGCTGAATAAGGAAGCCGTCGGTGAAGAGAAGAAAATTTTGCAATTTCATTTTTCAGATGAAGTGACCGATGCTTGCCACTTCATCATTGAAAAAGATAATGTATTTGCTGAACAAGGTCACGCAGAGAATCCCGACATCACCATTGTGACACCTTTTGAATTATGGATGGATATCATGACGCGCAAAGCCGATGGACAGCAAATGTTTATGGAGCAAAAATATACCGTTAGCGGTGACCTGGAATTGATGATTCAATTATTTCAAAAAGAAAGCTGATTCAAATTAATAGACGGCTTTTTATCGCTTTTAGCCAGATGGTGAAAAAAATGGGAAGACCCCTTGAAGAAAAATCATCAGTTAAGGACATCAAGAAAAGATTTGACCGGGATGTCGAACGTTTTTCTAATCTTGAAAACGGAGCCACAACCATAATGGATGCCCCCCTGGCCATGGAGTTAATCAGCCGGGCAGCGGTTGGGTCTACCCGAACTATCCAGCGCGTTTTGGACATCGGCTGCGGCGCGGGTAATAACACCCTAAAGCTGTCTGAATACGTCAGCCCGTTTGATGTTGATCTGGTGGACCTTAGCCACCCTATGCTGGAAAAAGCCCATGAGCGCATCGCAGCCGTCAATCGCGGTAATATCAGAACGTTACAGGGCGATTTTCGTGAAATTGAGCTGCCCGCACACCACTATAATGTCATTCTAGCAGCAGCTGTTTTGCATCATTTACGGGATAAAAAAGATTGGGAGGCTGTATTTAAAAAAATCTTTGGGCTGACGGCTTCGGGCGGCAGCGTCTGGATTACGGACCTGGTGTCCCATGAGACGGAGCCTATCCAGGAACTGATGTGGCAACGGTATGGTGACTATCTTTACTCGCTGGGCGGTGATGACTATCGCGCGAAGGTCTTTGACTATATCGACAAGGAAGATTCACCTCGACCCGTCACCTACCAGTTGGCGCTTCTGCGCAAAGTCGGATTCGACCGTGTCGAGCTTTTGCATAAAAATGCCTGTTTTGCCGCGTTTGGCGCCATCAGGGAAGCACGTTTATAAAATCAGAGTGTTGATATACCCATGGGTCGCCTTAAATCGATATCCTGGTTTATCTTTTGCCTGCTGGGACTTTCCGGTTTCGGGGTCATCGTTGCCGAAGTTCTCAAAAAATGGCATTTCATCAGTGAAGATCTGAGTGTCGTTTGGGTTGTCGCGCCAATCCTAATTCTTTATATTGTTCAACAAGCCACCCAATCATCTTATGTCAGACGCTACTTCAATCTATCTTCGCACTTCGTCAGCCGCTCGAGAACCATCATCAATATCATTTTGGTCATCCTGGGGGTTTTTGCATTGATCAGCCTGCCATTTCTCTGGTACGGCGTTATTGAAGAGCTGGCATCACAAAAACATTAATACCTGTATCTTGCATGAAAATTAATGAATAATTTAAACGCCATTGATGGCGGTGGGTCTAATTATCTGTAATCGCAAGACAAGTTCTCTACGTGTCAAAGGATTTTTTTTCATTATATCTGATAGCTGTTTTGTTGTATGTCTTGAATTTGTTTAACTTACTGTCTTAACATGGCTTTTTATTTTCACATTAATTTTCATGCAAAATCAAATTTTTATAAATTTTCAGCCGCCCGTTTAACTTCAACGTAATAAGCCGCTGCCAACGCTGCGGTGCAGCCGTCAGCTGCCGATAGCACGATTTGGCGCGCGTATTTTTCCCTTACATCACCGACAGCAAACACACCGGGCAGATTGGTTTCACACTTTTCATCGGTACACACATACCCGTCGGGATTGACTTTGGTGCCGGCGGGCACCAGCTGGTTGCTGGGGTCAAACCCGATAAAGATAAAAACCCCATCTGTGGCCAACTTTCGCGTTTCACCGGTCTGGGTGTTCTGCAACGCAACGGCGCTGACTTGATCGGCATGTGAATCAATGGATGTGACAATGGAATCCCAGAGAATCTCAATTTTTTTGTCAGCCATCACACGCTGCTGCAAGATCGAACTGGCCCGTAAGGCATCCCGCCGATGAACCAGATATACCTTGGCAGTAATTTTGGAAAGATACAGCGCTTCTTCTGCGGCCGTGTCACCGCCGCCAACCACCACA
Coding sequences within:
- a CDS encoding class I SAM-dependent methyltransferase, with amino-acid sequence MGRPLEEKSSVKDIKKRFDRDVERFSNLENGATTIMDAPLAMELISRAAVGSTRTIQRVLDIGCGAGNNTLKLSEYVSPFDVDLVDLSHPMLEKAHERIAAVNRGNIRTLQGDFREIELPAHHYNVILAAAVLHHLRDKKDWEAVFKKIFGLTASGGSVWITDLVSHETEPIQELMWQRYGDYLYSLGGDDYRAKVFDYIDKEDSPRPVTYQLALLRKVGFDRVELLHKNACFAAFGAIREARL
- the trxB gene encoding thioredoxin-disulfide reductase; translated protein: MANREYYDLVIIGGGPAGLSAAIYALRASMRTVLIEKAAAGGQMTQTDAIENYPGFKNINGFDLSEKFLDHAKSYNLEVLSQEVTALEPGLDWHTMALDNDERLKSHTVILAAGGQPRKLNIPGEDELYGKGVSYCAVCDGFFFRNKTVVVVGGGDTAAEEALYLSKITAKVYLVHRRDALRASSILQQRVMADKKIEILWDSIVTSIDSHADQVSAVALQNTQTGETRKLATDGVFIFIGFDPSNQLVPAGTKVNPDGYVCTDEKCETNLPGVFAVGDVREKYARQIVLSAADGCTAALAAAYYVEVKRAAENL